In the genome of Massilibacillus massiliensis, one region contains:
- a CDS encoding lytic transglycosylase domain-containing protein, producing the protein MRNLSLFGNRKNGVMVLRSCAKVKIFLIGILIIIVGYVGFQSDCVQKKFFYPYPYREFIMEYAAVRNLDSTLVAGVILSESKFEIDARSHKGAIGLMQLMPDTANWIAKQTEDHKFTLEDLNDPEINIRFGTWYLASLNKEFKGNEILMLAAYNAGRGNVKEWMNRNNWDMSFSDIDKIPYKETREYVTKVMKSKAYYKKLYDE; encoded by the coding sequence ATGAGAAATTTATCTTTATTTGGCAATAGAAAAAACGGAGTGATGGTATTGCGGAGTTGTGCCAAAGTAAAAATCTTTCTTATTGGGATACTCATAATTATTGTCGGTTATGTTGGTTTTCAAAGTGATTGTGTGCAGAAAAAGTTTTTTTATCCCTATCCTTACAGGGAGTTTATAATGGAATACGCAGCAGTACGAAATTTAGATTCGACACTGGTTGCTGGTGTTATCTTAAGTGAAAGTAAGTTTGAAATAGATGCGCGGTCACATAAAGGTGCTATTGGGCTTATGCAGCTTATGCCAGACACTGCAAACTGGATTGCGAAACAGACGGAAGATCATAAATTTACTCTTGAGGATCTAAATGATCCAGAAATTAATATTCGCTTTGGTACATGGTATTTAGCTTCCCTTAATAAGGAGTTTAAAGGAAATGAGATCTTAATGCTAGCTGCATATAATGCAGGACGTGGCAATGTTAAAGAATGGATGAATCGTAATAATTGGGATATGAGTTTTAGTGATATTGATAAGATTCCATATAAAGAAACACGTGAGTATGTTACAAAGGTTATGAAAAGCAAAGCCTATTATAAAAAGTTATACGATGAGTAA
- a CDS encoding NADH peroxidase, which yields MKKYVCSVCGYVHEGNEPPEQCPICKADKSKFIEKKDGLAWADEHRIGVARGVDPEIIKDLQANFTAECSEVGMYLAMSRQADREGYPEVAETYKRIAYEEAEHAAKFAELLGEVVNESTKQNLSLRVEAEYGATEGKKRLATLAKQQNLDAIHDTVHEMCKDEARHGCAFQGLLNRYFK from the coding sequence GTGAAAAAATATGTTTGCAGCGTTTGTGGTTATGTGCATGAAGGAAATGAGCCACCTGAACAATGTCCAATTTGCAAAGCTGATAAATCGAAATTTATAGAAAAGAAGGATGGCTTAGCATGGGCTGATGAACATCGTATTGGAGTGGCACGTGGTGTAGATCCAGAAATCATTAAAGACTTGCAGGCCAATTTTACTGCTGAATGTAGTGAAGTCGGGATGTACTTAGCGATGTCGAGGCAAGCGGATCGGGAAGGGTATCCAGAAGTTGCAGAAACTTATAAAAGGATTGCCTATGAGGAAGCTGAACATGCAGCAAAATTTGCAGAATTACTAGGTGAAGTTGTAAATGAAAGTACAAAACAAAATCTTAGTTTACGTGTAGAAGCAGAATATGGTGCAACTGAAGGTAAAAAGAGACTGGCAACCTTAGCTAAACAGCAAAATTTAGATGCTATTCATGATACTGTACACGAGATGTGCAAAGATGAAGCAAGGCATGGATGTGCTTTTCAAGGTTTGTTGAATAGATATTTTAAATAG
- the carA gene encoding glutamine-hydrolyzing carbamoyl-phosphate synthase small subunit: MDGKLILEDGSIFYGTLLNDLQSNGEVVFNTGMSGYQEILTDPSYCSQIVTLTYPMIGNYGVSEIFDQSRKSFVSGFVIGELCEEASNWQLENTLSNFLTEQQIPCIYGIDTRAVTRKIRSAGTMKGVIVSEKTAQDEIDALFAKPIKKEVVEEVTTPEIYKIENNGPHVVVMDFGIKQNILRSLHAVGCNLTVVPAYTTAEEILKMNPDGVFLSNGPGDPKDIPEITQIVKKLVGVKPIFGICLGHQLLALALGADTYKLKFGHRGSNQPVKNLLTNRVHISSQNHGYAVDEASLKNLPVTVTHRAVNDGTVEGMRHNHLPIFSVQYHPEASPGPDDNTYLFDEFLTLLKKGE, encoded by the coding sequence TTGGACGGTAAATTAATATTAGAAGATGGCAGTATTTTTTATGGAACGTTGTTAAATGATTTGCAATCAAATGGTGAAGTTGTATTTAATACAGGTATGAGTGGCTACCAAGAAATTCTTACGGATCCATCCTATTGCAGTCAAATTGTAACTTTGACATATCCTATGATCGGGAATTATGGTGTTTCTGAAATTTTTGATCAATCGAGGAAATCCTTTGTGAGCGGTTTTGTCATTGGAGAGCTTTGTGAAGAAGCGAGCAACTGGCAATTAGAGAATACTTTAAGTAACTTTTTGACGGAACAGCAAATTCCATGTATTTATGGAATTGATACGCGGGCTGTAACGAGAAAGATTCGATCTGCAGGAACAATGAAGGGCGTTATCGTTAGTGAAAAAACTGCGCAAGACGAGATAGATGCATTGTTTGCTAAACCGATAAAAAAAGAGGTTGTAGAAGAGGTAACTACACCCGAAATTTATAAAATAGAGAATAATGGACCGCATGTTGTTGTCATGGATTTTGGGATCAAACAAAATATTTTGCGGTCGTTGCATGCAGTTGGGTGTAATTTAACAGTCGTTCCAGCTTACACAACGGCTGAAGAAATTTTAAAGATGAATCCTGACGGGGTTTTTCTTTCAAATGGGCCTGGCGATCCAAAAGATATTCCAGAAATTACGCAAATAGTAAAGAAGTTAGTAGGGGTAAAACCTATTTTTGGAATTTGCTTGGGGCATCAATTATTAGCGCTTGCTTTGGGAGCAGACACTTATAAATTGAAATTTGGTCATCGTGGATCTAATCAACCCGTGAAAAATTTATTGACGAATCGAGTTCATATTTCTTCACAGAACCATGGATATGCTGTTGATGAAGCATCTTTAAAGAATCTACCAGTAACGGTTACACATCGTGCGGTAAATGATGGTACAGTAGAGGGCATGCGACATAACCATTTACCGATTTTTTCTGTGCAGTATCATCCAGAAGCATCACCCGGCCCAGATGATAATACTTATTTATTTGATGAATTTCTGACGTTGCTTAAAAAGGGGGAATAA
- a CDS encoding aspartate carbamoyltransferase catalytic subunit: MSKKGVSLSGKSILGLEYLGVDEINLILDTAKEMKNIMNRDIKKVPALRGKSIVNLFYEPSTRTRTSFELAGKYLGADVVNITASTSSIVKGESLRDTLLTVEAMGVDAIVMRHKAEGAAEYASKVVNPVIINAGDGAHAHPSQGLLNMFTILQYKNRLKGLKVAILGDILHSRVARSDLWGMRKMGVEVHLAGPKTLLPRFLEQEEGIFIHDRIEEAVENADVINVLRIQLERQKTGLFPSPREYARLFGLNQARLATAKKDVLVLHPGPMNRGLEISPDVAYCNHSAIQEQVQNGVAIRMALLTLVLTGGKNIEINA; the protein is encoded by the coding sequence TTGAGTAAAAAAGGTGTGTCCTTAAGTGGAAAAAGTATTTTGGGGTTAGAATACTTAGGTGTGGATGAAATCAATTTGATTTTGGACACTGCAAAGGAAATGAAAAATATCATGAATCGTGATATAAAAAAAGTTCCTGCTTTACGTGGTAAATCCATTGTGAATTTATTTTATGAACCAAGTACACGAACGAGAACTTCTTTTGAATTGGCAGGGAAATACCTTGGTGCTGATGTTGTGAATATAACCGCTAGTACAAGTAGTATTGTAAAAGGTGAAAGCCTACGTGACACTTTGTTGACGGTAGAAGCTATGGGTGTAGATGCAATTGTCATGCGGCATAAGGCCGAAGGCGCTGCGGAATATGCGTCGAAGGTTGTGAATCCAGTGATTATTAATGCGGGTGATGGTGCACATGCGCATCCATCGCAAGGGTTACTGAATATGTTTACGATTTTACAATATAAAAACAGGTTAAAAGGATTAAAAGTGGCGATTCTGGGTGATATCTTGCATAGCCGCGTTGCTCGTTCTGATCTTTGGGGAATGCGTAAGATGGGAGTGGAAGTTCACCTTGCGGGGCCCAAGACATTATTGCCACGTTTTTTAGAACAAGAAGAAGGTATATTTATACATGATCGTATTGAAGAGGCTGTGGAAAATGCTGATGTTATCAATGTGCTTAGAATACAGCTTGAACGTCAAAAAACAGGATTATTTCCATCGCCGCGAGAATATGCAAGATTATTTGGTTTAAACCAAGCACGTCTCGCAACGGCGAAAAAAGATGTATTGGTATTACATCCAGGACCAATGAACAGAGGTCTCGAGATTTCACCAGATGTTGCTTATTGCAATCATTCGGCAATTCAGGAGCAAGTTCAAAATGGTGTTGCAATACGCATGGCATTATTAACGTTAGTTTTGACAGGAGGAAAGAACATTGAAATTAATGCTTAA
- a CDS encoding dihydroorotase: MKLMLKSGRVINPGKDFDQIQDILIEDGKIVSIGENLSADDAEIFDAAGLIVTPGLIDMHIHLREPGQEAKEDFYSGTRAAAAGGYTTVACMPNTKPVVDSAILVNGLVERARQEAIVNVKIIGALSKGQEGKELAEIGDMLSVGAVAFSDDGHYVPSAKLLLNGLDYLRTFGGIIISHAEEETLVEDGVMNEGVHSAMIGMKGRPTVAEDIAIARDILLAEYADAKIHIAHVSSKNAVELIRQAKTRGVKVTAEVTPHHLTMTDRLVQSFDASTKVNPPLRTQDDVDAMIEGLKDGTIDAIVTDHSPHAYEEKDVEYRFAPSGFPGLETALGIVLTDLYHTKKIGLHEIIAKMTSCPAEVFNLKSGVLNVGSAADITIIDPNLEWTVDTDKFYTRGSHSPFVGRKLKGKAVATIVNGKMVMKNGEITC, encoded by the coding sequence TTGAAATTAATGCTTAAATCCGGACGTGTAATAAATCCGGGAAAAGACTTTGATCAAATTCAAGACATTTTAATTGAAGATGGAAAAATTGTTTCAATTGGTGAAAATTTATCTGCTGATGATGCTGAGATTTTTGATGCAGCTGGACTTATTGTAACTCCTGGTCTTATAGATATGCATATTCATTTACGTGAACCTGGACAAGAAGCAAAAGAAGATTTTTATTCAGGCACAAGAGCAGCTGCCGCAGGCGGGTATACAACGGTTGCATGTATGCCAAACACAAAACCCGTTGTTGACAGTGCGATATTAGTAAATGGTTTAGTTGAACGTGCTAGGCAAGAGGCAATTGTTAACGTAAAAATAATTGGGGCCTTAAGTAAAGGGCAAGAAGGAAAAGAACTTGCAGAAATCGGGGATATGCTTTCTGTTGGGGCGGTAGCTTTTTCGGACGATGGACATTATGTACCAAGTGCTAAACTTCTTCTAAATGGGCTTGACTATTTGCGTACTTTTGGTGGGATTATTATATCTCATGCGGAGGAAGAAACATTAGTAGAAGATGGTGTTATGAATGAAGGGGTACATTCTGCAATGATAGGAATGAAGGGGCGTCCAACGGTTGCAGAAGATATTGCAATAGCAAGGGATATTTTACTTGCTGAATATGCAGATGCTAAAATTCATATTGCACATGTTAGCAGTAAAAACGCTGTGGAATTGATTCGCCAAGCGAAAACACGTGGTGTAAAAGTAACTGCAGAAGTGACACCACATCATTTAACGATGACAGATCGTTTAGTGCAAAGTTTTGATGCATCGACAAAAGTAAATCCTCCACTCAGAACACAAGACGATGTAGATGCAATGATTGAAGGATTAAAAGATGGTACGATTGATGCGATTGTAACAGATCACTCTCCACATGCATATGAAGAGAAAGACGTTGAGTATCGTTTTGCGCCAAGTGGATTTCCAGGGCTTGAAACAGCATTGGGAATAGTTCTTACAGACCTTTATCATACGAAAAAAATCGGTTTGCATGAAATTATAGCGAAAATGACAAGTTGTCCAGCTGAAGTATTTAACTTAAAAAGTGGAGTGCTTAATGTAGGCTCTGCTGCGGATATTACGATCATTGATCCAAACTTGGAATGGACGGTAGATACAGATAAGTTTTATACACGTGGATCGCATTCACCTTTTGTTGGCAGAAAACTAAAGGGAAAGGCAGTCGCAACGATTGTAAATGGTAAAATGGTCATGAAAAATGGCGAAATTACTTGTTAA
- a CDS encoding DUF1540 domain-containing protein, with the protein MARILCGVDQCSHNKTGECYSNFVSIAGSSAQKECDTSCSSFLNKTIYSELTNNTIHGGACDSLDCKVETCKYNDAYKCNLDNIQVNGINADSYDETSCSSFESK; encoded by the coding sequence ATGGCTCGTATTTTATGTGGAGTTGATCAATGTTCACATAATAAAACAGGAGAGTGTTATTCTAATTTTGTATCTATTGCGGGCAGTAGTGCGCAAAAAGAATGCGATACTTCTTGCAGCTCTTTTTTAAACAAGACAATTTATTCAGAACTAACAAATAATACGATTCATGGAGGGGCTTGTGATAGCCTCGATTGCAAAGTTGAGACCTGTAAGTATAATGACGCATATAAATGCAACCTAGATAATATCCAAGTCAATGGCATAAATGCTGATTCTTATGATGAAACAAGTTGTTCTAGTTTTGAATCTAAGTGA
- the dapA gene encoding 4-hydroxy-tetrahydrodipicolinate synthase, whose translation MKDIIFKGAGVAIVTPFDENGINFEELGRLIDFNIENGTDAIVITGTTGESSTMSDQEHKEAIKFTVEYVNKRVPVIAGTGSNDTKYAIQLSEYAESVGSDALLLVTPYYNKCSQNGLIAHFTAIADSVNIPIILYNVPPRTGVNISVETFVELAKHPNIAAVKEASGDLSAIAKIRHACGDNLAIYSGNDDQIVPILSLGGLGVISVLSNIMPKETHDICELYFNGKVKESSELQIKLLDLICNLFIDVNPIPVKIALREMGYKVGELRLPLTDMEDAKLIKLKASMKAHGLFNK comes from the coding sequence TTGAAAGATATTATATTTAAGGGTGCTGGCGTTGCCATTGTAACACCTTTTGATGAAAATGGTATTAATTTTGAAGAGTTAGGGCGTCTTATTGATTTTAATATTGAGAATGGCACCGATGCAATCGTTATCACTGGTACGACTGGTGAATCGTCAACAATGAGTGATCAAGAACACAAAGAAGCTATTAAATTTACTGTAGAATATGTAAATAAAAGGGTTCCGGTAATTGCGGGGACTGGTTCAAATGATACAAAGTATGCGATTCAATTATCAGAATATGCAGAAAGCGTTGGATCGGATGCGTTGTTGCTTGTGACACCTTACTATAATAAATGTTCTCAAAATGGATTAATTGCGCATTTTACTGCAATTGCTGACAGTGTAAATATTCCAATTATTTTGTACAATGTACCGCCAAGAACTGGGGTTAACATTTCAGTCGAAACTTTTGTAGAATTAGCAAAACATCCTAACATTGCAGCAGTAAAGGAAGCAAGTGGAGATTTATCTGCTATTGCAAAAATTAGGCATGCCTGCGGTGATAATTTAGCAATTTATTCAGGTAATGACGATCAAATTGTGCCAATCCTTTCTTTGGGCGGTTTAGGTGTCATTTCTGTGTTATCGAACATAATGCCAAAAGAAACACATGATATTTGTGAACTTTATTTTAATGGAAAAGTGAAAGAAAGCAGTGAACTGCAAATCAAATTGTTAGATTTAATTTGTAATTTATTTATTGATGTAAATCCTATTCCGGTAAAAATAGCATTAAGAGAAATGGGATATAAAGTAGGAGAACTTCGCTTACCGCTTACGGATATGGAAGATGCGAAGCTTATAAAACTAAAAGCTTCGATGAAAGCACATGGTCTGTTTAACAAATAA